A single Acidobacteriota bacterium DNA region contains:
- the atpC gene encoding ATP synthase F1 subunit epsilon has product MAGLNLILVTHAEKLLEIECSDVGLPGRKGDMGILPGHAALISTLRPGELSYQPADGGARRFVAVAPGFCEVADDTVTVLTETAEPAEDIDAAAATTERDELAAEYARASFEEQGALKDRVDTAQARVDVSARA; this is encoded by the coding sequence GTGGCCGGCTTGAACCTGATCCTCGTAACCCACGCCGAGAAGCTGCTCGAGATCGAGTGCTCGGACGTCGGTCTGCCCGGGCGCAAGGGCGACATGGGCATCCTGCCCGGCCATGCGGCGCTGATCAGCACCCTGCGCCCCGGCGAGCTCAGCTACCAGCCGGCCGACGGCGGCGCGCGCCGCTTCGTCGCCGTGGCGCCGGGCTTCTGCGAGGTCGCGGACGACACCGTGACCGTGCTGACCGAGACCGCGGAGCCGGCCGAGGACATCGACGCCGCTGCCGCCACGACCGAGCGCGACGAGCTGGCGGCGGAGTACGCCCGCGCCAGCTTCGAGGAGCAGGGTGCCCTGAAGGACCGCGTGGATACCGCGCAGGCGCGGGTCGACGTTTCGGCGCGGGCGTAG
- the atpD gene encoding F0F1 ATP synthase subunit beta, whose amino-acid sequence MNDTNNSSGATGKVVQVIGPVLDIEYPAEQLPEILNAVSVKNDDGSIDLTAEVAQHLGSNLVRAVSMQPTDGVVRGMEAKDLGEPISVPVGEATLGRVLSVLGEPVDTLGPVEAQERWPIHREAPAFEDQATSTEMFETGIKVVDLVHPYTRGGKTGLFGGAGVGKTVLIQELINNVAVQGGGFSVFAGVGERTREGNDLLREMVEAGVVNFGEGFLENYEETGNFDLTKVDHGALKDSKAALIYGQMTEPPGARLRVGLSALTVAEYFRDVEGRDVLLFVDNIFRFTQAGSEVSALLGRMPSAVGYQPNLATEMGALQERITSTKKGSITSVQAIYVPADDLTDPAPATAFAHLDATTTLSRAIVEKGIYPAIDPLDSTSKILEPGIVGDEHYAVARQVQQVLQRYKDLQDIIAILGVEELSEEDKLVVARARKIERYLSQPFFVATQFTGLEGRYVKIEDTVEGFKTILSGDLDELPEQAFLMVGTIDEAVDKGKKLLAA is encoded by the coding sequence GTGAACGACACGAACAACTCGTCCGGCGCTACCGGCAAGGTGGTCCAGGTGATCGGCCCGGTCCTCGACATCGAGTATCCGGCCGAGCAACTGCCCGAGATCCTGAACGCGGTCAGCGTCAAGAACGACGACGGCAGCATCGACCTGACCGCCGAGGTGGCACAGCATCTGGGCTCGAACCTGGTGCGCGCGGTGTCCATGCAGCCGACGGACGGCGTCGTTCGCGGCATGGAGGCCAAAGATCTCGGCGAACCGATCTCCGTGCCGGTGGGCGAAGCGACCCTGGGCCGGGTGCTGAGCGTGCTCGGCGAGCCGGTCGACACGCTGGGCCCGGTTGAGGCCCAGGAACGCTGGCCGATCCACAGGGAGGCGCCCGCCTTCGAGGACCAGGCGACGTCGACCGAGATGTTCGAGACGGGGATCAAGGTCGTCGACCTGGTGCACCCCTACACCCGCGGCGGCAAGACCGGCCTGTTCGGCGGCGCCGGCGTCGGCAAGACGGTCCTCATCCAGGAGCTGATCAACAACGTCGCGGTGCAGGGCGGCGGCTTCTCCGTGTTCGCCGGCGTCGGCGAGCGCACCCGCGAGGGCAACGACCTCCTGCGCGAGATGGTCGAGGCCGGCGTCGTCAACTTCGGCGAAGGCTTCCTCGAGAACTACGAGGAGACCGGCAACTTCGACCTGACGAAGGTCGACCACGGGGCGCTCAAGGACAGCAAGGCGGCGCTCATCTACGGCCAGATGACCGAGCCGCCCGGCGCCCGGCTGCGCGTCGGTCTTTCGGCGCTCACGGTGGCCGAGTACTTCCGCGACGTCGAAGGCCGTGACGTGCTGCTCTTCGTCGACAACATCTTCCGGTTCACCCAGGCCGGCTCCGAGGTGTCCGCCCTGCTCGGCCGGATGCCCAGCGCCGTCGGCTACCAGCCGAACCTGGCGACCGAGATGGGCGCCCTGCAGGAGCGGATCACGTCGACCAAGAAGGGCTCGATCACCTCGGTGCAGGCGATCTACGTCCCCGCCGACGACCTGACCGACCCGGCGCCGGCCACCGCCTTCGCCCACCTCGACGCGACGACGACCCTGTCCCGCGCGATCGTCGAGAAGGGCATCTACCCGGCGATCGATCCGCTCGACTCGACCTCCAAGATCCTCGAGCCCGGCATCGTCGGCGACGAGCACTACGCCGTCGCGCGCCAGGTGCAGCAGGTGCTCCAGCGCTACAAGGACCTGCAGGACATCATCGCCATCCTCGGCGTCGAGGAACTGTCCGAAGAGGACAAGCTCGTCGTCGCCCGGGCGCGCAAGATCGAGCGCTACCTGTCGCAGCCGTTCTTCGTGGCGACGCAGTTCACCGGCCTCGAAGGCCGCTACGTGAAGATCGAGGACACCGTCGAGGGCTTCAAGACGATCCTCTCCGGCGACCTCGACGAGCTGCCTGAGCAGGCCTTCCTCATGGTTGGCACCATCGACGAGGCGGTCGACAAGGGCAAGAAGCTCCTGGCGGCCTAG
- the atpG gene encoding ATP synthase F1 subunit gamma, which translates to MASLIDLRRRIRSVKNTQQITKAMKMVAAAKLRRAQDQILATRPYALELRKVTEHLAAVAAGEVEHPLLTPHEGEGDDRAASGKTLVLVVTGDKGLCGAFNAHVQRRTEQEMAALNGGGEILALGNRGADFFTHRGAPMRGARRGLFKDLNYGTAQELAAEVSKAFADGEYDAVYAVYNEFISVLSQRVSWERLLPIAREDVLGDEGASANGHRPYLYEPSEAEILNELLPRFVTFQIYRVLLESQAAEHAARMTAMDSATKNAGELIDTLTLQYNRSRQAEITTELIEVVSGANALEG; encoded by the coding sequence GATCGATCTTCGCCGGCGCATCCGCTCGGTGAAGAACACGCAGCAGATCACCAAGGCGATGAAGATGGTCGCCGCGGCGAAGCTGCGCCGGGCCCAGGACCAGATCCTCGCCACGCGGCCCTACGCCCTGGAGCTGCGAAAGGTCACGGAGCACCTGGCCGCCGTCGCGGCGGGCGAAGTCGAGCACCCGCTGCTGACTCCGCACGAGGGCGAAGGCGACGATAGGGCCGCTTCCGGAAAGACCCTGGTTCTCGTGGTCACGGGCGACAAGGGCCTGTGCGGAGCCTTCAACGCCCACGTCCAGCGCCGGACCGAGCAGGAGATGGCCGCCCTGAACGGCGGCGGCGAGATCCTGGCGCTCGGCAACCGCGGCGCCGACTTCTTCACCCACCGCGGCGCGCCGATGCGCGGCGCCCGCCGGGGCCTGTTCAAGGACCTGAACTACGGCACTGCCCAGGAACTCGCGGCTGAGGTCTCCAAGGCCTTTGCCGACGGCGAGTACGACGCGGTGTACGCCGTCTACAACGAGTTCATCTCGGTGCTCAGCCAGCGGGTGAGCTGGGAGCGCCTGCTGCCGATCGCCCGCGAGGACGTCCTCGGCGACGAGGGCGCGTCGGCGAACGGCCACCGCCCGTACCTGTACGAGCCGTCCGAGGCCGAGATCCTGAACGAGCTGCTGCCGCGTTTCGTCACCTTCCAGATCTACCGGGTGCTGCTCGAGTCGCAGGCGGCCGAGCACGCGGCCCGGATGACGGCGATGGACAGCGCGACGAAGAACGCCGGCGAACTGATCGACACACTGACCCTGCAATACAACCGCTCGCGCCAGGCCGAGATCACGACCGAGCTGATCGAGGTCGTGTCCGGCGCGAACGCCCTAGAGGGCTAG